The window AGCAGTGCAGGGAGATGGCGGTCTGGCCGAGCGTCTGGAGCGCGGCTTCGGTATCCACGCCGAGCTGGGCGTAGGTTTCTTTGGCGAGGGAGTAGGAGGAGGACATGAGGTTTCTGGTTACAAGTTAAATAAAAAAGCTGCCCTGGCGGCCGGGGCCGTGAACGCCCTGGATGAGGATGCCCTCGACGTCGGCGGTCTTCGACGGGCCGGTGATCCAGACGATGCCGGGATCGGCGGGGAAGGCGGTGATGGCTTCGCCGATGGTGCGGACGAGCCCGGTGCGCGGGACGACGGCGATGTGCCACCATGGGGCCAGCGCGGCCAGCCGGTCGGGCGTGCCGGAGTCGGTGAGAATGACGGTGCCGGACTCCGCGATCGCGCCATCGGCCACGGTCACGGCGGCGTCAATACGATCCACCGCGTCGCGCGTGTATTCCGGAACGACCTCAAGGTGCGCGGCGAACTCCGCCGCGAGGTGCGCGACCTGCGGGGCGAGGTAGACGCTTTTGGCCCCGTCCTTCTTCAGCCACGCGGCGCAATCGGCGGGCGATGCAAAGAAAAACCCCCCGGTGCCGGTGAGGCGCTTGCGGAAGAGCGTTTCATTGTCCTCCGCAGCGGGAAGCCAGCGCGGGGTGGTCGTGGCGGCGGTGTCGTAATCCGGGTAGGCCGCGCGCTCCGGGAGCGGGGCGAGGGCTTTGCGGATGCCTTGAAAAATCTGGTCGCGGTGGCTCATGGCTGGCGGTCCTTTCCCTTGGCGGGGCGGTTCTTGTACCAGGAGCGGAATTTCCCCCCGCGCCACGCGGGCAGGGTGCGGATTTTCAGCCACTCCTGGAGAGCGGGGACGGGAATGAGCGCCTTGGGCGTCAGGTCGAGGGCGACGCCTGCGTGCATGGCCGTGCGCCACAGCATCGGCGCGGTGGCGAGCAGGGCAAAGGGGGCCATCGGCGGCGTGCCGGGCGAGGGGAGGTGCTCCTCTTTGGCTCGGTTGCGCAGCTTCAGCAGCAGGTCGGGGATCGGGATGTCGACGGGGCAGACCTCGTTGCACGCGCCGCAGAGGCTGGAGGCCTTGGGCAGGTCGCCGAGCTGGGCAAAGCCCTTCCCAGCCAGCATGGGCGAGAGCACCGCGCCGAGCGGTCCCGGATAAATGCTGCGATAGGCGTGGCCCGACGCCTGGCGGTAGACCGGGCAGACATTCATGCATGCGCCGCAGCGGATGCAGCGCAGAATTTCCCGGCAGTCCGACGCCAGGGTATCGACTCGTCCATTGTCCACGAAGACGACGTGCATCTCGCGCGGGCCGGAAGGCTGGGCGGGCAGGGCAGCGCCGGAGAGAAACTCGGTGTAAACCGTGAGCTGCTGGCCGGTGGCGGAGCGGGCAAGCAGGTTGAGAAAGACGGCAAGGTCGCGGTCGTGCGGGACGAGCTTTTCCACGCCGATGAGGGCGATGTGCACGCGCGTGCCCGCGAGGCAGAAGCGCGAGTTGCCCTCGTTGGTCACCAGCACCATGCGGCCAGACTCGGCCACGACGAAGTTTGCCCCCGTCACGGCGGCGTCGGCCTGGAGGTACTTCTGGCGCAGGAAGGCGCGGGCGCGGCGGGTGATCGTCTCGGGATCGTCGTTGTAATCTCCCAGCCCCTCGCGCTCGAAGCTCTTCGCGATGTCGCGTCGGTTCTTGTGCAGGATCGGTTTGACGATGTGGCTCGGGTGATCGTGGTCGATCTGGACGATGTATTCGCCGAGGTCGGTCTCGACGGATTCCACGCCATTTTCCTCCAGGAAGTCATTCAGGTGGATCTCCTCGGAGATCATGCTCTTGGACTTCACCACCTTGCGGCAGCCGGTCTGGTTGAGGATGTCGAGCACGGCCTGCCGGGCGTCCTGCGTGCTGACGGCGAAGTGCACCTTTACGCCATTGGCGGTGAGGCTGCGCTCGGCCTGTTCCAGATACTGGTCGAGGTGCTCGATGGTGTGCTGCTTGATCGCACCCGCCAGCTTGCGCAGCGGATCGGGATCGCCAAAGTCCGCGCCGAGGATCTGATAGCGCTTCTCGGTGCCGGCGGCGCTGTTGGACCGCACGGCCTGACGCACCTCGGGATCGAGGGTGGCGGCGTAGGTGTCGATCTTCTGGTGAGCCATGGTTACGGGGCCTGGGTGAGCGCATCGCGCAGCACCTGGGCGATGTGGCGGATTTGCAGCGGCTTGCCTTCCTTGTTGGCTAGGCCGGAAAGATGCATAAGGCAGCTCATGTCGCCGGAGACGAGGAAATCGGGATGCGTCTCCATCACGTGTTCGAGCTTCAGGCGGCCCATCGAGCCGGAGATATGCGGGAAGGCCACGGAAAACGTGCCGCCAAATCCGCAGCACTGCTCCGCCTCGCCAAAGGCCGCGATCTTCAGCCCCGGGATCGAGCCGAGGAGCTGCAGCGCCGCCGGGCCGCTCTGCGTGCCGCGCGTATGGCAGGCGCGATGAAAGGCGACGTTGGCCTCCAGGCGGCCCTCCCATTTCGTGATGCCGAGGCCGTTGACGATGAAATCGGCCAGCTCCCAGGTGCGATTGGCGAGGGCCTGCACGGCGGGCGCGTCGGCTTCTTTTTCAAACTCCAGCGGTGCGCCATGGAAGAGCATCGCCGCGCAGGAGCCGGAGGGAATGACCACCGGCGCGTCGCCGGAAAAGGTCTTCACCGTATGGCGCATGATCTTGCGAGAGGCGTCCCAGTCGCCCGAGTTGAAGGCGGGCTGCCCGCAGCAGGTCTGCCCCTCGGGAAACTCGATCTCGCAGCCGAGATGCTCCAGCACCTCGACGGTGGCGCGGGCGACGTCGTCAAAGAACGCATCGCACAGGCAGGTGGCCATGAGCTGCACCTTGCGGCCGGTGACAGGAGTGCGGGTGGTTGCCATGGTTAAGTGGAGATCAGTTGGAGAAACCTTGCTTCCTCATCGTTCCACGATTCCGTGTCGGAGGGCTCGAAGGTTTCAAATTCAAAGGAGTTGCGGACGATTTCGCGGCCTTCCTCCAGCGAGGAGATTTCGCCGCGAGCCATAAGCTGGGCGATGATGTTGCCCGTGGCCGTGGCCTCGATCGGGCCGGCCTCGACCGTCAGCCCCGTGGCGTCGGCGGTCATCTGGTTGAGCAGGGCATTTTGCGAACCGCCGCCGACGATGTGGAGGGTGTCCGGCAGGTCGGGCATCCACGCGCGGAGCTGGTTGACGAGCACGCGGTACTTCAGGGCGAGGCTGCGCAGGATGACGCGGGCGATGTCCCCCGGTTTCTCGGAAACAGGCTGGCCGGTTTTGCGGAGATAGTCGGCGATGGCGCGCGGCATGTCGCACGGACGCGAGAAGCTTGCATCATCAGGATCGACGAGTCCGGGGGCCTTGCTCACCCACGCATGGTCGACGAGTTCGCCATAGTGGAGCTTGCTGCCCTGCGCGTCCCAGTTGCGCTTGCACTCCTGGAGGAGCCACATGCCCGCGACGTTCTTGAGGAAGCGCGTGGTGCCGGAGAGTCCCTGTTCGTTGGAGAATCCGGCGGCAAAGGACGCGTCGGTGATGATGGGCGCATCAAGCTCTCGACCGAGGAGCGACCACGTGCCGGAGCTGAGAAAGAGCGGGTTTTTGGAGCGGGCTGGAGCGCCCGCCACGGCGGAGGCCGTGTCATGGCTGCCGCAGGCGACGACATCGACGGAATCGAGCCCGATCTCCGCCGCGAGACTGGCGATGAGCTTGCCGACCTTCGTGCCGGGAGCGGTCACGGGCTTGAGCAGATGGGCGGGGATGCCGACCTTTGCGGCCAGCTCCAGGTCCCACTCGGCGGAGCCCGCCTTGAGCAACTGCGAGGTGCTCGCAATGGTCTGCTCGATCACGCGCTCGCCGCTCAGCCAGTAGGTGAGCAGATCGGGCACAAACAAAAGCTGCGACGCCTCGCGGAGCACCGCAGGATACTGGCGCGCCTCCGCCGCGAGCTGGAAGATGGTGTTGAAAAATAGGAGCTGAATGCCTGTGCGACCGTAGAGTTCCTCCTTCGGCACGGCTTTGGATACCTCCTCGATCAGCCCGTCGGTGCGGCTGTCGCGGTACATCCACGGCAGGCCGAGCAGGCGGCCTCGCTCATCGATGAGGCCGTAGTCCACGCCCCACGTATCGACTGCCACCGAGACGACCTTGTCGCCATGCGTCTTCGCGGCGGCGGCGATCCCGTTTTTGATATTCGAGAAAAGCTCCGTGATATTCCAGTGCCAGCCCGTCGGGAGCTGGACGCCCTGGTTCGGGAAGCGGTTCTGGTCTTCGAGCTGGAGCTTGCGGCCGTCGAAGTGACCCGCGACGACGCGTCCGCTGCCTGCTCCGAGGTCGACAGCGAGATAGGTCTGATGAGACATGGGGAGGAGAGAAATGGTCTACGCGAGCTCGATGCGAACCCCCTGGGCGGTCAGGGCCGACTCCAGCGCGGGCGACGGCTTTTCATTCGTGATCCACACGTCGACGGCGGAGTTTTGCGAATAGAAATAACTGGAGGCCACGCCCGACTTCGACGAATCCGCCAGCAGGTAGACGGACTCCGCACCCTCGACCACGCGATGCTTCAACCGGGCCTGCTCCTCGCTCGCCTCGCTCAGGCCGCGCTCGGGATCGATGCCGCGGCACGACACGAAGGCTGAGTCAATGCGGTACAGGTTGAGCGTTTGCTCCGCCGCCCATCCCGTGCAGGAGAGAGAACTCGACATCAGGTTTCCGCCGAGGAGCACGACATGGACGGCAGGTTTGTCTGCCAGCAAATTGGCGATCTGCAGCGAATTCGTCACCACGGTGAGCGGGATGTCGGGCAGGGCCTCGGCCAGGTGTTGCACGGTGGTGCTGGGATCGAAGAAAATGGTCTGCCCCTCGCTGATCTTGGCGACGGCGGCGCGGGCGATCTGGATTTTCGCCCCGGAATTTTGCGCGGCGCGCTCGCGCACGGGGAATTCCCGGCGCTGTGTCTCCAACCGCACGGCTCCGCCATGGGAGCGCATCAGCATGCCCTCGGCCTCCAGCTTCTCAAAGTCGCGGCGCACGGTCTCCTCGGTCACGCCGAGAGTCTTGGCCACCTCCGTGGTCCGGACGCTCCCGTGCTTCTTCAGCAGGTCGAGCATTTGACGATGTCGTTCGAGGGCGAGCATGTGGGAATCAGTTTGAATGATTTTTCTTGCCCAATCAATAAAAGAAATTCAGAAGCAAACACAGCTAAACCCACATTCCTCCACTTTATGAGCTACAAGTACGTCAATTACCTCTGGGATGATGCCAAGGCGGCCTCCCTCGATTTCGTTTCCCTCCTCGTGTACCGCTCGAACCTCCTCGGCTCGGACCAGCGCATCACAAACACGGGTGGCGGAAACACCTCGTCGAAGATCGTCGAAAAAGACCCGCTCTCCGGTGAGGACGTGGAGGTTCTGTGGGTGAAAGGCTCCGGCGGCGACCTGCGCACGTCGAAGAAGGAGAACTTTTCCTCGCTCTACCAGAGCAAGCTCATCGACCTTCAGAAGGTCTACGGTTCCCAGCCCGAGCGCGGTCTCAAGACCCAGGCCGAGGACGACATGGTGGGCATGTACCCGCATACGACTTTCAACCTGAACCCGCGCCCGTCGTCCATCGACACGCCGCTGCACAGCTTCCTGCCCGGCAAGCATGTCGACCACATGCACCCAAATGCCATCATCTCCATCGCGGCGAGCCGTCGCTGCGAGGAGCTGACGAAGGAAATCTTTGGCGGCGAAATGGCCTACGTGCCGTGGATGCGTCCCGGCTTCGAACTCGGCCTCGCCATGCAGGAGATCTCCCGCCAGCAGCCTGGCATCAAGGCCATCATGATGGGCCAGCACGGGTTCATCTCGTGGGATGACGACGCCAAGGTTTGCTACACCCTCACGCTCGATCTCATCGAAAAGGCCGCCGCGTATATTGAATCCAAGTACGAGGCCAAGGGCGGCCATGCCGGAGCCTTCGGCGGCGCCAAGTACCAGTCCCTCGAGGAGGCGCAACGCCAGGCCGTGTTTGCCCAGATCCTTCCGTGGCTGCGCGGCCAGGTGAGCCAGCAGAAGCGCTTCGTCGGTACCGTGCAGGACGACGAGAAGATCCTCCGCTTCGTCAATTCCAACGACGCCCCGCGTCTCGCGGAGCTCGGCACCTCCTGCCCCGACCATTTCCTGCGCACCAAGATCAAGCCTCTTTACGTCGACTGGAACCCGCAGTCCGAGGACGTGGCCGCGCTCAAGGCGAAGCTCGCCGCCGGTCTTGAGGCCTACCGCGCCGACTACGCGGAATATTACAACCGCTGCAAGCACGCCAACTCGCCCGCCATGCGCGACGCGAACCCGACCGTGGTGCTCATTCCCGGCCTCGGCATGGTTGCCTGGGGCAAGGACAAGAGCGAAAGCCGCGTCACCGCCGAGTTTTACAACTGCGCCGTCGAGGTCATGCGCGGCGCGGAGGCGATCGACGAATACGTCTCGCTCCCGCAGCAGGAGGCTTTTGACATCGAGTACTGGCTCCTGGAGGAAGCCAAGCTCCAGCGCATGCCCGCCGAGAAGGAACTCGCCCGTCAGGTCCACGTCGTCATCGGCGCGGGCAGCGGCATCGGCAAGGAAGTGGCCCACCGGCTCGTAAAGGAAGGCGCGCACATCGTCTGCGTCGACCTCAACCTCGCCGCCGCGGAAGCCACCGCCAAGGAGATCACCGATAAATACGGCCTCGGCATCGGCGTGGCCGGCACGGGGATCAGCGGATGCGGACCGGCCATCGGGCTTTCCGCCAACATCACCGACCGCGCCAGCATTCGCGCCGCCCTCGACCAGGTGGCCATCGCCTACGGCGGATTTGATTCCATCGAGGTCACGGCGGGCATCTTTGTCCCGAGCGACACGACCGGGCACATCCCGGACGATAAATGGGCGCTCACCTTTGGCATCAATGTCACCGGCAGCTACTTCGTCGCCGACGAGGCCTACAAGATCTGGAAGGAGCAGGGCCTCCGTGGCAACCTCGTCCTCACCACCAGCGCCAACGCCGTCGTCGCCAAGAAGGGCAGCGTCGCCTACGACACCAGCAAGGCCGCCGCAAATCACCTCGTTCGCGAGCTCGCCATCGAGCTTTCGCCGCTCGTCCGCGTCAACGGTGTGGCCCCGGCCACCGTCGTGCAGGGCAGCGCGATGTTCCCGCGTGACCGCGTCATTGGCTCCCTTGCGAAGTACAACATCCCGTACGCCGACGATGAGGCGACCGAATCGCTCGTCAGCAAGCTCGCGCAATTCTACGCTGACCGCACTCTGACCAAGGCGCCGATCACTCCGGCCGACCAGGCGGAGGCGTATTTCCTCCTCGTCACGAACCGTCTCAGCAAGACCACCGGACAGGTGATCACGGTGGACGGCGGACTGCACGAGGCGTTTCTCCGGTAGTTCCCAGCCCGCCCGGTGTGTGGAGGCGGGCTGATCTTGGGGATCCCGCGGGGCGCTGGTGGAACTTTTCCATCGGTTTCCCCGCGGGAGACTACCTCGCTCGCGAGGAAGAAAATCACTCTTCGCAAAATCTCCTTGTGCAAAGGGCGGCACTTCGGTGAAGGTTGCCCATGGAAGACCTGTCAGCCTTTTTTCCGGACGCGGATACGTTCTTTCCCCGGAATCTGCCCGTCGGCTTAACCTTCGACGATATTTCGCTCGCGACTCGCTACACCGAGATCCTGCCCCGCGACGCCAACCTTTCAGTTTCCCTCTCGCCCTCGCTGCATCTGCAGATTCCGATCCTGTCGTCGGACATGGATACCGTGACCGAGTCGCGCATGGCGATTCGCATGGCGCTCAACGGCGGCCTCGGCCTCATCCACTACAACATGACGGACGAGGCGCAGATCAAGGAGGTCGCCCGCGTGAAGAACCACATCCACGGTTTCATCCGCGAACCAATCAAGGTCATGGCCAACCAGACCATCGGCGAGGTGCTCGACCGCATCACCCGCAAGGACTTCGGGTTCCGCACCTTCCCCGTCGTCGATGAGCAAAACCGCCTTCTCGGCCTGCTCTCCAGCAGCACGGTGAAGGAGCGCTATCGCGAGCGTTCGGTCCTCGAGGCCATGACCCCGCGCAGCGAGGTTTACACGCTTCCGGTCAGCGCGATCAAAGACCACCCGATCGAGGTGGCGGACAAGTTTTTCTCCGAGCACATCGGCATTCACAAGCTGCTTATCGTCGACGATCAGGAGCGCCTGTGCGGCCTCTTCACCCTCAGCGACATCGAGCGCATCGAGGACGAGGCCACCCGCATCGTGAAGCCGGCCCGCGATGAGCGCTTCCGCCTCGTTTGTGGCGCGGCCATCGGCTCGCATCGCAAGGCCGACGGTTCTCTCGACGCCGACCGCATCATCAATCACGTCGGTCGTCTCGTGGAGGAGGGTGTCGATGCCATTGCCGTTTCCACCGCGCATGGATTCTCCAAGGGCGTCGGCGACACGGTGAAGCTCATTCGCGGCCAGTTCCAGGATCTCACCATCGTCGCGGGCAACGTCACCAGCGCCGACGGCGTCGAGTTTCTCGCCAAGGCCGGGGCGAACTGCATCAAGATTGGCCAGGGCCCCGGCTCCATCTGTACCACGCGCGTCGTCGCGGGCGTGGGCATCCCGCAAATGACCGCGCTTTACGTTGCCTCCCGCCAGGCGGCCAAGGAAGGCGTGACCATCCTCGCCGATGGCGGCATCACGAAATCCGGCGACATGGTCAAGGCGCTTACCCTCGCCGACGGCCTCATCTGCGGCGGCCTGCTCGCGGGTTGCGACGAGGCTCCCGGCCGCATCATGGAAATCAACGGCAAGCTGTATAAACAGTACCGCGGCATGGGTAGTCGCGAGGCCATGAAGGACGGTTCCGCCGCCCGCTATGGCCATGACAAGAAGGATGCCGTGGCCAAGGCTGCTCCTGAGGGCATCGAGGCTCTCAAGGAAGCCGCCGGTCCGCTGGATGTCGTTCTGCGCGAACTCATTGGCGGTATCCAATCCGGCATGGGCTACCTCGGCGCCGCCGACCTCAAGACCCTGAAGGTCAACGCCCGGTATATCCGCGTTAGCCCCGCCGGCCAGAAGGAAGCCGCTCCGCACGACGTCATCACCGTCAAGACGACGCCCAACAACAGCTCGGAGTAGGCCGAAGGCGGAAGTTTGAAGTGGGAAGTCGGAAGGAATCGCTCCGATGCCGCCTGAGCGTGGCAAAACGGACCTTCCGACTTTCGGGTTCCGACTTCCGACTTTCGCAATCCGTGATTAGCTGTAACATTCCCGCTCCTTCATGGCCCTTACTCCGTTTTCCAGCCTGCTCATCGCCGATACCGGAATCTCCACCGGTGACGAAGGGAAAGGCCGCCTCATCCTCGAAATCATCGACGAACTCCGCGAATCGACCGGCAATCCGGACGCTGTCGCGGCGGTGATGAAAGTCAATGGCGGCTCCAACTCGGGACACTCCGTCGCCGATGTGAAGCTCAACCTCATCCCCGGCGGCGTGGTCGACACCACCCTCCCACACCTGCTCATCGGCTGCGGCGTCGTGGCCGATCCGCGCAAGTTCCTCTGGGAGGCCGCCTATGCCGAGTTGCATGGCTACCCGACCCTGAGCCGCCTGCGCATCGACGAGCGTACCCTCGTTTCCGACCTCTCCCACCGCCTGCTCGATCTGGCCTGGGAGGATTATCGCGTGCATGTCCTCAAGGAGGAGCCGCGTGGGTCCACCGGCCGCGGCATCACCCCGGCCTATACCGACGAGATCGCCCAGTTTCAGATCACCTACGCCGACTTCCGTTCGGAAAAGGCGGTCTTCGCCCGCAAGGTGCGCGCCCGTGCGGATCGCGCCGTGCGTGTGATTGAACATGTCTGCCAGCTCCGCCCGGAGCGCTGGCCGGAGCTTTTCGACACCCTTTCCAACGCCGAGACGCGCGCCAACAAGGAGACGATCGACGCGGGGATCT of the Terrimicrobium sacchariphilum genome contains:
- a CDS encoding LutB/LldF family L-lactate oxidation iron-sulfur protein codes for the protein MAHQKIDTYAATLDPEVRQAVRSNSAAGTEKRYQILGADFGDPDPLRKLAGAIKQHTIEHLDQYLEQAERSLTANGVKVHFAVSTQDARQAVLDILNQTGCRKVVKSKSMISEEIHLNDFLEENGVESVETDLGEYIVQIDHDHPSHIVKPILHKNRRDIAKSFEREGLGDYNDDPETITRRARAFLRQKYLQADAAVTGANFVVAESGRMVLVTNEGNSRFCLAGTRVHIALIGVEKLVPHDRDLAVFLNLLARSATGQQLTVYTEFLSGAALPAQPSGPREMHVVFVDNGRVDTLASDCREILRCIRCGACMNVCPVYRQASGHAYRSIYPGPLGAVLSPMLAGKGFAQLGDLPKASSLCGACNEVCPVDIPIPDLLLKLRNRAKEEHLPSPGTPPMAPFALLATAPMLWRTAMHAGVALDLTPKALIPVPALQEWLKIRTLPAWRGGKFRSWYKNRPAKGKDRQP
- a CDS encoding DeoR/GlpR family DNA-binding transcription regulator; translated protein: MLALERHRQMLDLLKKHGSVRTTEVAKTLGVTEETVRRDFEKLEAEGMLMRSHGGAVRLETQRREFPVRERAAQNSGAKIQIARAAVAKISEGQTIFFDPSTTVQHLAEALPDIPLTVVTNSLQIANLLADKPAVHVVLLGGNLMSSSLSCTGWAAEQTLNLYRIDSAFVSCRGIDPERGLSEASEEQARLKHRVVEGAESVYLLADSSKSGVASSYFYSQNSAVDVWITNEKPSPALESALTAQGVRIELA
- a CDS encoding LutC/YkgG family protein, whose protein sequence is MSHRDQIFQGIRKALAPLPERAAYPDYDTAATTTPRWLPAAEDNETLFRKRLTGTGGFFFASPADCAAWLKKDGAKSVYLAPQVAHLAAEFAAHLEVVPEYTRDAVDRIDAAVTVADGAIAESGTVILTDSGTPDRLAALAPWWHIAVVPRTGLVRTIGEAITAFPADPGIVWITGPSKTADVEGILIQGVHGPGRQGSFFI
- a CDS encoding rhamnulokinase; its protein translation is MSHQTYLAVDLGAGSGRVVAGHFDGRKLQLEDQNRFPNQGVQLPTGWHWNITELFSNIKNGIAAAAKTHGDKVVSVAVDTWGVDYGLIDERGRLLGLPWMYRDSRTDGLIEEVSKAVPKEELYGRTGIQLLFFNTIFQLAAEARQYPAVLREASQLLFVPDLLTYWLSGERVIEQTIASTSQLLKAGSAEWDLELAAKVGIPAHLLKPVTAPGTKVGKLIASLAAEIGLDSVDVVACGSHDTASAVAGAPARSKNPLFLSSGTWSLLGRELDAPIITDASFAAGFSNEQGLSGTTRFLKNVAGMWLLQECKRNWDAQGSKLHYGELVDHAWVSKAPGLVDPDDASFSRPCDMPRAIADYLRKTGQPVSEKPGDIARVILRSLALKYRVLVNQLRAWMPDLPDTLHIVGGGSQNALLNQMTADATGLTVEAGPIEATATGNIIAQLMARGEISSLEEGREIVRNSFEFETFEPSDTESWNDEEARFLQLIST
- a CDS encoding (Fe-S)-binding protein; protein product: MATTRTPVTGRKVQLMATCLCDAFFDDVARATVEVLEHLGCEIEFPEGQTCCGQPAFNSGDWDASRKIMRHTVKTFSGDAPVVIPSGSCAAMLFHGAPLEFEKEADAPAVQALANRTWELADFIVNGLGITKWEGRLEANVAFHRACHTRGTQSGPAALQLLGSIPGLKIAAFGEAEQCCGFGGTFSVAFPHISGSMGRLKLEHVMETHPDFLVSGDMSCLMHLSGLANKEGKPLQIRHIAQVLRDALTQAP
- the guaB gene encoding IMP dehydrogenase, translating into MEDLSAFFPDADTFFPRNLPVGLTFDDISLATRYTEILPRDANLSVSLSPSLHLQIPILSSDMDTVTESRMAIRMALNGGLGLIHYNMTDEAQIKEVARVKNHIHGFIREPIKVMANQTIGEVLDRITRKDFGFRTFPVVDEQNRLLGLLSSSTVKERYRERSVLEAMTPRSEVYTLPVSAIKDHPIEVADKFFSEHIGIHKLLIVDDQERLCGLFTLSDIERIEDEATRIVKPARDERFRLVCGAAIGSHRKADGSLDADRIINHVGRLVEEGVDAIAVSTAHGFSKGVGDTVKLIRGQFQDLTIVAGNVTSADGVEFLAKAGANCIKIGQGPGSICTTRVVAGVGIPQMTALYVASRQAAKEGVTILADGGITKSGDMVKALTLADGLICGGLLAGCDEAPGRIMEINGKLYKQYRGMGSREAMKDGSAARYGHDKKDAVAKAAPEGIEALKEAAGPLDVVLRELIGGIQSGMGYLGAADLKTLKVNARYIRVSPAGQKEAAPHDVITVKTTPNNSSE
- a CDS encoding bifunctional rhamnulose-1-phosphate aldolase/short-chain dehydrogenase; translated protein: MSYKYVNYLWDDAKAASLDFVSLLVYRSNLLGSDQRITNTGGGNTSSKIVEKDPLSGEDVEVLWVKGSGGDLRTSKKENFSSLYQSKLIDLQKVYGSQPERGLKTQAEDDMVGMYPHTTFNLNPRPSSIDTPLHSFLPGKHVDHMHPNAIISIAASRRCEELTKEIFGGEMAYVPWMRPGFELGLAMQEISRQQPGIKAIMMGQHGFISWDDDAKVCYTLTLDLIEKAAAYIESKYEAKGGHAGAFGGAKYQSLEEAQRQAVFAQILPWLRGQVSQQKRFVGTVQDDEKILRFVNSNDAPRLAELGTSCPDHFLRTKIKPLYVDWNPQSEDVAALKAKLAAGLEAYRADYAEYYNRCKHANSPAMRDANPTVVLIPGLGMVAWGKDKSESRVTAEFYNCAVEVMRGAEAIDEYVSLPQQEAFDIEYWLLEEAKLQRMPAEKELARQVHVVIGAGSGIGKEVAHRLVKEGAHIVCVDLNLAAAEATAKEITDKYGLGIGVAGTGISGCGPAIGLSANITDRASIRAALDQVAIAYGGFDSIEVTAGIFVPSDTTGHIPDDKWALTFGINVTGSYFVADEAYKIWKEQGLRGNLVLTTSANAVVAKKGSVAYDTSKAAANHLVRELAIELSPLVRVNGVAPATVVQGSAMFPRDRVIGSLAKYNIPYADDEATESLVSKLAQFYADRTLTKAPITPADQAEAYFLLVTNRLSKTTGQVITVDGGLHEAFLR